CACGATGCTGCTCGGCTGCGAGCGGCTCGCCGCCTACGACGGGGACGTGCTCGTCGGCTTCATGGCCGCGCACCGCTTCCGGCTCTCGGTGCCCGGCGGGGACCTGCCCTGCCCCGGCCTCACCTTCGTCTCCGTCGCGCCCACCCACCGGCGCCGCGGCGTCCTGACCGGGCTGATGGAGGAGATGTTGCGCCGCACGGCCGCCGCCGGGCGGCCCGTCGCCGCGCTCTGGGCCTCCGAATCCCTGATCTACGGCCGCTTCGGCTACGGCTCGGCCACCCAGGGCGCCACCATCGAGATCGACTCCACCCGCCCCCTCGCCCTGCGCGTCACCCCCGACGGGCGCCCGCTGCGCCTGATCGACCCGGCCGACGCCCCGGCCGTCCTCGGCCCCCACCACGAGGCGTCCCGCGCGCTGCGCGCCGGCCGCCCGACCCGGGACGCCTACCGCTGGCGCGAGGAATGGCTGCGGGAGGAGGACGAGGAGGACGAGGAACTGAGCCCGCCGCGGATCATCGCGGTGGGGAAGACGGGGGAACCCCTCGCCGGGTACGTCCTCTACCGGACGAAGCCGGAGGACGGCGGCGGGCCCCTCAAGGTCCCCGGGCTGGTCCAGGTCCAGGAACTGGAGGCGGACACCCCGGCCGTGGCCGCCGCCCTGTGGAGCTGCCTCGCCTCCCTGGACCTGACCGGCAAGGTGGTCGCCCGGGGCCGTCCGCTGGACGATCCGCTGCTGCACTTCGCCGCCGACCGGGACCAGGTGCGGGTGACCGGCCAGTTCCCGGCGCTCTGGCTGCGGCTGGTCGACGTACGGGCGGCGCTGACCGCGCGGGCGTGGGCCGCGCCGGTCGATCTGGTGCTGGAGCTGGCCGACGTACGCCTGCCCGCCAACGCGGGGCGGTTCCGGCTGACGGCCGGGCCCGGCCGGGCGGCGTACGAGGCCACCGCGGCGCCCGCGGACCTGGCGCTCGACGTCCGCGACCTGGCGGCCTGCTACCTCGGCGGGACCCGCGTGGTGGAACTGGTGTCCGCGGGGCTCGTCGAGGAGCGGACACCGGGTGCGGCGGCGGCCCTGGACGACGCCCTGCGGACGGAGCTGCTGCCGCACACGGCGGACGAGTTCTAGGGGGGCCGGCTCCAGGGGGCCGGCTCTAGTGGGCCGGCTCTAGGAGGTCAGCGCGGTCCTGAGGGAGTCGATCGCCTTGACCGCCGACATCCCGAAGTCCGGGTTCCACAGCGGGGATCCGGAGCCGAGCCCGATGTCGCCGCCGAGGGCCTCCGGCAGCGGGTGCAGGTCCTCCTCGCGGTAACGCTTGACCTTCTGGTGCCAGTTGAGGATGCCCGCGAGCCAGTCCTGGAGTTCGTGGACGTAGGCGTCGAGTCCGGCCCGGGCCTCCTTGTCGAGCTTCCAGTCGTCGTAGAGCAGCGGCAGCTGGGTCTGCGCGATGTGCTCGAACTCCTCGGTGCGCTGCGTCTGGAGGGCGTGGCAGATGTGCAGGGCCCGGGGGTAGTCGATGTCGAAGAAGTTCCGGGTGACGAGCACGTAGTTGTGCACCTCGCCCTCGACCTCGATCTCCTTCTGGTAGGAGAAGATGTCGTTGATCAGGCACGCGGCGTCGGCCGCCGCGTTCTCCAGGGAGCGGATGATCCCGGATTGGTAGATCTCCTCGGGGATGCCCCGTCCGGACTGGCCGAGCCGGCACAGGTACATCGTCAGGTTGCTGCCGAAGGTGGCGCGCCGCATCTCGGCGTAGTCGACGGGGTCCGGGATCCGGTTCAGGATCTGGTTCTCCACCTCCCACAGCCAGCTCTCCAGCATGTCCACGAGCGTGGCCCGGAATTCACCGCGCACCGCCCGGTCCATGCCGGCCGCGGTGCGCAGCCACAGATCGGCGAGCCCGCGCTCCATCGCGGTCACCGGCACGAGCGCCTCGGCGGGATCCACCGGGATCATGCCGATCAGCCGGGCGGTGGCCGCCTTGGCGGCGGTCAGGTTCTTCGGCTGGGCGAAGGCGACGGGGTAGTAGTCGTCCCCGTACGTTCCCCAGCTCAGCCAGCACGCGTTGAGCGCGAGGGCTTCGGGCGTGGCGTCCGGGTCGATTCCGGCGGAGCAGAGCGCGAAGTCGTAGCCCCGGAACTTCTGTTCGGTCCAGATGGCGGAGGCGGGGTCGCCCGGCTGCGGGTCGAGCATGCCCATCCGGCGGCACCAGGCCACCGACTCCTCCAGGGCGTACCCGTGGTGGGGGCTGAGTTCGAGGGCGAAGGGCATGCGGATGTCCGGGATCACGGACGGGCCGGTGCGCTCGAAGGGGACGTGCGTGAAGCTGCGCCGGCGCATGTCCATGGCGCGCGGGGCGAACACCGACCGGACGTCGAGGGCGGTGGTGCCGAGCCCGGAGGGGAGGAAGGGCAGGGTGACGGGGCTGGTGGACCGCGCCTCCTTGTTCATGTAGCGGCTGGAGACCATGTGCCATTCGTGGCCGCCGGACTGCCAGTCCTGGAGGCCCTTGGCGTAGGCGAGGACCGCCGCGATCTCCGCCGGGTCCATGGCGTGGTCGGCGAAGAGGTGGGGGAGTTCGGCGAGCGCGGTGTGCTCGAACTGCTGGAGCCGGGAGGTGAGCAGGTCGTTGGAGGCCTCGGCGGCCTCCTGGGTGCTGCAGTCCAGGAAGGTCTCCAGCACCAGGATGGCGTTGGAGAGTTCGCCCTCGTCGGCCACCTCGCGCTGGTAGCTGAAGATGTCGTTCCTGATGTGCACGGCGTCCGAGAAGGCGTCGCGCAGCACCGCGAGCGGGCGCGCGTGCGCGATCCGGGCGGGCACCTCGGCCGACACGTATTCGATCAGGCCCGCCGACCAGGGGGCGCCGCCCACCTTGCGGCGCATCTCGATGTACTCCAGCGGGTTCGCGATCCGCCCGATGTTGATGTTGGCGAGTTCCCACATCGATTCGTTGAGCAGGTTGCGGGTGCTCAAGGAGAACCGTTCCCGCCAGTCCATCGACATGTGGGGGACGGTCCGTGCCCACAGGTCGGCGAGCCCCGCCTCCACCGGGTTCGTGGCCTCCGGGAAGCCGTCGGCCAGGTCCATGGGCATGAAGGCGGCGAGCCGGTCCAGATAGTGCTTGGCGCCCTCGCGGTCCTGGGAGCGCTTGTACATTTCGAGGAAGTGGTCATCGAAGAAGAAGACCCACACGTACCAGTCGGTGACGAGCGAGAGGGCCTCGCTGTCGCAGTCGGGGTGGGTGTAGGAGCAGAGCAGCGCGTAGTCGTGCGAATCGAGGTCGTGTTCCTCCCAGACCCCGGAGCCCTCCAGCATCTCCAGGTCCCGCGCCCACTGCTTGGTGTGGGACCGGGCCGATTCGAGATGGGGGTTCAGGCGTGCCGGATACGGCACGTAGAAATCCGGCAGTTGGAACGGCTGCGTCACGGGAGGCTCGGCCTTTCGTCAGGGGCTGCGGGGCGCGGGTCCGCCCCGCGCCCCCGCATGAGATCAGCACGGCCCTACCCCTGATTCCGGTCGGACAAGGCGTAGTTCACTGCTTCAGGTGACGGGTGCGGTGTTGGGTGGCGCGGCCGGGAAGAATGTGATGGAGATCCATGAGCGGGCTTGGCAGAGTGCTCCCATGAGCAGACGATGGGTGTGCGGGATGCGCGTGAGTGGTCTCGTCCTGCTGGGTGCGGTGGCCCCGATGGGGGCGGCCCACGCCGCCGACGCCGACGCCGGGGCCCGGGTCGTGGCGGCTGTGGCACCCTCACCCTCGGCCTCACCCTCGGCCTCGGCCACCGGGGCGCCCGTCTCCGAGGCCGGGCCGCGGCTGGGCTTCTCCGGGCCGTTCGCCCAGATCGAGACGGGCGGCCAGATCTGGATCGGGCTCGAAGGCATGCCCGAGGGCTGGAAGGAGGCGGTGGTCTCCTCGCCCGCGCTGGCGGAGCCGGTGCCGTTCGTCCCCGAGCCCGGAGGGCAGCCGGGGACCGGGCGGGCCGCCGATCCGGCGCGCACGTACCGGGTCCGCGCCGACATCGCGCCCGGGACGTACCCCGTCACCGCGAGCAGTGAGGGCCGTACGGTGGCCACCGCCACGCTCACCGTCATCGAGCCGGGTTCGGCGGACATCACCCGGTTCGTCCTCGGTCCGCGGGGCAAGTTCATCGGCGGCGACGCGTCGGTGGCCGTCCGCCCCGGGGCCGAGGCCCTGGTGGTCCTGACCGACTACCGGGCGGCGGACGGGGAGCGGAGCGTGGTGGTGAAATCACCGGTGTTCGACGGTCCGGTGACCCTCACGAGGAACAGTCCGGAGGACCCGGGCTGCAAGTGCGACGACGGCGGCACGGTCTACGCGGGCCACGGCCGGGTCCGCCGCGCCACCGCGGCGGGTACGTACCCGATGACCGCCGTCAGCCACCACGGCAAGGAGACCACCACCCGCCAGGTCACCATCGCCGGCGACCCGGTGCCGGACCGGATGCCCTGGCTGATCGGCGGGGCCGGCGCCGCCGCGCTCCTCGTGCTCGCCGCGGTGACCGGGACCGTGTTCGCGCGGCGCCGCCGCAACAAGGGACCGGACGCGGCGTAACGACGCTCCTCGCCCCGCTGCCGCTGCCGCTGCCGCGGGCCCTCCGGCCCTCTGGCCCCTGGCTCCGGCCTGTCATGCCCCTGACTTTATTTCCGCTGTGTTGTGTTGTGCCCAAATGAACCGGAAAGTGAACCTTGCACCCCTCATCACCCAGTCGAATACGCCGTCTGGGCGTCTCGTTGGCCGGCGCCGCGCTGATCCTGGCGAGCGGCGGTTTCGTCGCCCAGGCAGCGCCCGCGACCAGCCCGGCCCCGGTGCCGACGCCCCCGGCCGCGGCCTTCGCGTCCGCGATACCCACGCCCACGCCCCCGCCGACGTCGGCGCCCAAGTCCACGCCCTCGGCGCCCGCGCCCAAGGCAAGCACGTCCCCTTCGCCGAGCGCGACCGCCTCGCCTTCGCCGAGCGGGTCACCGAGCACGGCGCCGACGGCAGCCTCCCTGACATGGACGGACGCGGACGCCATCAAGTTCTGGACGCCTGAACGCATGGCCTCGGCCGTCGACGCGGCGCGGCCCGCGGTGCCGCTCAGTGCCCGGGTCGCACCCGCGCCGCCCAAGGCCCCCAAGCTGCCCAAGCCGGGCTCCCTGTCCGCGGCGGCCTCCATGCCGACCGCGGAGCACATCCTCGGGCCCAAGTCCGTCGGCGTCCTGTTCGAATACAGCGCCGATCCGGATACCGGTGAGATGCGCGCGCACACCTGCTCGGCGAGCGTCGTCGACAGCCCGGGCCGCAACCTGATCCTCACCGCGGGGCACTGCACCTACGGCGCCGCGAGGGTCTTCGTACCCTGGTACCGGACCGAGTACAGCCTGGACAAGCAGACCTACGGCTTCTACCGGGTCGGGGACTTCTTCAGGGACAACCGCTTCGTGAAGGACAGCATTGCCCCGGATTCGGACCTGGACTTCGCGTTCGGCCGGCTGGAGCCGTCCTCGGCGGGGAAGAACGCCCAGGACGTGGTGGGCGGCAACACGCTCGCCCGCACTCCCGGTTACATCAATGACGTGACGATGGTCGGATACCCCTCCAGCCACAACCCCGAGGATCACGCGGTGCGTTGCCCGGTCCGTACGGAGTGGCTGCCGGGCTTCTACCAGATCCAGGCCAAGTGTGCCGGGATGTGGGGCGGGGTCTCCGGCGGCCCCTGGTTCTCGAAGATCGACTGGACCACGGGCGTCGGCGAGATCATCGGCAACGTCGGCGGTTACTGGGGCGGCGGCCCGAAGGTCGACAAGAGCGACCCGGCCTACAACGAAATCACCTACAGCCCCATGCACGGCGACTGGTTCTTCCGCCTCTACGACGAGGCCAAGAAGGGCCAGCACGTCACCCGCACCGGCGGCTACCAGCAGCCCGCGCTGCCCTACTCCCTGGGCAGCGGCGAGACCTGGTCGCACGCCCGGCTGCTGGCCTCCGGCGAGTACACCGGGGACGGCAAGGGCGACCTGATCGTGGTGTGGACCGACGGCGAGGTCACGCTCTACACCGGAGACGGCACGGGCGCCTTCTCGGGCGAGAGCAGGCTCGCCGCCCCCGGCCCGACCTGGCAGGGCGTCAAATCCCTGACGGGCGGCGACTTCTCCGGCGGCAGCGGCTCCGACCTGCTGGCCGTGTGGAGCACCGGAGAGGTACGGATCCTGCCGGACGTCGGCGCGAACGGTGTGGGCGGCGGCATCAAGCTGGCCGACTCCGGCTCGATCTGGAGCCACGCCGACCAGATCGCGGCGGGCAACTTCGGCACCGCGAACAACGTGACCGACCTGCTGGTGCGCTGGAGCGACGGCGAACTCACCGACTACACCGCCGTCGGTGACCGCGGCTTCGGAGTGGAGCACCAGCTGCTGGCCGCGAACGACGCCTGGAAGCAGGCCACGCTGGTCACCGCGGGCGACTTCACGGGCGGCGCGAACTGGGACACCCTGGTGCGCTGGTCGGACGGCCGGGTCTCGCAGTTCCAGGAGACCGGCCCCGGCGGCATCGGCAACGAGATCCAGATGGCCCCGCCGGCGAGCATCTGGACCCACGACGTGGTGATGACGGCGGGCAGTTACGACTCCAACGGCTGGGCGGACGACCTGCTCATCCGCTGGTCCGACGGCGAGACCACGATGTACGCGCACACCGGTGCCGCCTTCGGCGCCGAACGGACGCTGGTCACCCCGAAGTAGGTCCGGACACCGGCACGCGACGGGCCCACCGGCTCAGGTATGACCTGAGCGGGTGGGCCCGTCGTCGTGTCCGCGGAGCGTTACTCCGCTTCCGCTTCCAGGTTGCCCTCGGTGTCCAGGTACACCTGGCGCAGGGCCTCCAGGGTCTCCGCGTCCGGCTTCTCCCACATGCCGCGGGATTCCGCTTCCAGCAGGCGTTCGGCGATCCCGTGCAGGGCCCAGGGGTTGGCCTCCTCCAGGAAGGCGCGGTTCTCCGGGTCCAGCACGTACGTCTGCGTCAGCTTGTCGTACATCCAGTCGGCGATCACGCCGGTCGTGGCGTCGTAGCCGAAGAGGTAGTCCACGGTCGCCGCCAGCTCGAAGGCGCCCTTGTAGCCGTGGCGGCGCATCGCCTCGATCCACTTCGGGTTCACCACGCGGGCGCGGAAGACCCGGGAGGTCTCCTCCACCAGGGTGCGGGTGCGGATCGTCTCCGGGCGGGTCGAGTCGCCGATGTACGCCTCGGGGGCCGTGCCGCGCAGCGCGCGGACGGTGGCGACCATGCCGCCGTGGTACTGGAAGTAGTCGTCCGAGTCGGCGATGTCGTGCTCGCGGGTGTCCGTGTTCTTCGCGGCCACCGTGATGCGCTTGTACGCCGTCTCCATCTCGGTGCGCGCGGAACGGCCGTTCAGGCCGCGGCCGTAGGCGTAGCCGCCCCACACCGTGTAGACCTCCGCCAGGTCGGCGTCCGTGCGCCAGTCGCGGGAGTCGATCAGCTGGAGGATGCCCGCGCCGTAGGTGCCCGGGCGCGAGCCGAAGATACGGGTGGTCGCGCGCCGTTCGTCGCCGTGCTCGGCCAGGTCGGCCTGGGCGTGCGCCCGGATGAAGTTGTCCTCGGCGGGCTCGTCCAGCCCCGCCGCCAGCCGCACCGCGTCGTCCAGCAGGCCGATGACGTGCGGGAAGGCGTCCCGGAAGAAGCCCGAGATGCGCAGCGTGACGTCGATGCGCGGGCGGCCCAGCTCCGTGAGCGGGATGGGCTCGACACCCGTCACGCGCCGCGAGGCCTCGTCCCACACCGGACGGACGCCGAGCAGCGCCAGCGCCTCGGCCACGTCGTCGCCCGCCGTGCGCATCGCGCTCGTCCCCCACAGGGAGAGGCCGACGGACGCGGGCCATTCGCCGTTGTCCGTGCGGTAGCGGGTCAGCAGCGAGTCCGCGAGGGCCTGGCCGGTCTCCCACGCGAGGCGGGAGGGGACGGCCTTCGGGTCCACCGAGTAGAAGTTGCGGCCGGTGGGGAGTACGTTCACCAGCCCGCGCAGCGGCGAACCGGACGGGCCCGCCGGGACGAAGCCGCCCGCCAGGGCGTGCACCGCGTGGGTCAGTTCGTCCGTGGTGGCCGCGAGGCGCGGGACGACCTCGGTCGCGGCGAAGGTGAGGATGTCCGCGACCCCGGCCGGGTGCCCCCCGGCGACGGCGGCGACGGCCGAAGGGGCCCAGTCGGCCGCCTCCATGGCCTCGACCAGGGTGCGGGCCACGGCCTCCACCTCGTCGGCGGAGGTGCGGGTGGGCGCGGCCTCGTCCAGGCCGAGCGCCTCGCGCAGGCCCGGAAGTGCCGTCGTACCGCCCCAGATCTGGCGGGCGCGCAGGATGGACAGGACCAGGTTGACCCGGTCCGTTCCGGCCGGGGCGCCGCCGAGCACGTGCAGTCCGTCGCGGATCTGGGCGTCCTTGACCTCGCACAGCCAGCCGTCGACATGGAGCAGGAAGTCGTCGAAGCCGTCGTCGTCCGGCCGGGCCTCCAGGCCCAGGTCGTGGTCGAGCTTCGCGGCCTGGATCAGGGTCCAGATCTGGGCGCGGATCGCCGGCAGCTTGGCCGGGTCCATGGAGGAGATCTGCGCGTACTCGTCCAGGTGCTGCTCCAGGCGCGCGATGTCGCCGTACGACTCCGCGCGGGCCATCGGCGGCACCAGGTGGTCGACCAGGGTCGCGTGGACGCGGCGCTTGGCCTGGGTGCCCTCGCCCGGGTCGTTGACCAGGAACGGGTAGACGAGCGGGAGGTCGCCGAGCGCGGCGTCCGGCGCGCACGCCGCCGACAGGCCCGCGTTCTTGCCCGGCAGCCACTCCAGGTTGCCGTGCTTGCCCAGGTGGATCATCGCGTCGGCGCCGAAGCCGCCGTCCTCGGCCGCGGCCTGGATCCAGCGGTAGGCGGCGAGGTAGTGGTGCGAGGGCGGCAGATCGGGGTCGTGGTAGATCGCGATCGGGTTCTCGCCGAAGCCGCGCGGCGGCTGGATGAGGATGAGCAGGTTCCCGCGGCGCAGCGCGGCCAGCACGATGTCACCGTCGGGGTCGCCGCCGGTGGTGGTGCGGGAGCGGTCCAGGAACATGTTGCCCGGGGCCTGCCCCCAGTGCTGCTCGACCCCGTCGCGCAGTTCGCCGGGGAGTCCGGCGTACCAGCGCCGGTAGTCGGCGGCCGGGATCCGGACCGGGTTGCGGGCCAGCTGCTCCTCGGTGAGCCAGTCCTGGTCGTGGCCGCCGGCCTCGATGAGCGCGCGGATCAGCTCGTCGCCGTCGCCCGAGACCAGGCCGGGGATCTCCTCGGCCGGACCGAAGTCGTAGCCCTCGGCGATCAGTCGGCGCAGCAGGGCGACGGCGCTGGCGGGGGTGTCGAGACCGACCGCGTTGCCGATGCGGGAGTGCTTGGTGGGGTACGCGGAGAGGACGAGCGCGATCCGCTTCTCGGCGTTCGGGGTGTGCCGCAGCCGGGCGTGGCGTACGGCGATCC
This is a stretch of genomic DNA from Streptomyces sp. NBC_00536. It encodes these proteins:
- a CDS encoding GNAT family N-acetyltransferase yields the protein MADMRVERSGDKSVEIREVPEGDVDRALELAYMVFHDRPEKEVREHHHTMLLGCERLAAYDGDVLVGFMAAHRFRLSVPGGDLPCPGLTFVSVAPTHRRRGVLTGLMEEMLRRTAAAGRPVAALWASESLIYGRFGYGSATQGATIEIDSTRPLALRVTPDGRPLRLIDPADAPAVLGPHHEASRALRAGRPTRDAYRWREEWLREEDEEDEELSPPRIIAVGKTGEPLAGYVLYRTKPEDGGGPLKVPGLVQVQELEADTPAVAAALWSCLASLDLTGKVVARGRPLDDPLLHFAADRDQVRVTGQFPALWLRLVDVRAALTARAWAAPVDLVLELADVRLPANAGRFRLTAGPGRAAYEATAAPADLALDVRDLAACYLGGTRVVELVSAGLVEERTPGAAAALDDALRTELLPHTADEF
- the cobN gene encoding cobaltochelatase subunit CobN; the encoded protein is MILLLSTSDTDLLSARASDDGPVPYRFANPSRLPLDDLPALLDGVDLVVVRLLGGLRAWQEGLDLLLAAGQTRPVVVLTGEQAPDAQLMEASTVPIGIAAEAHAYLAHGGPANLAQLARFLSDTVLLTGHGFDPPAAAPTWGRLERAAAPATGPRIAVLYYRAHHMSGNTAFVHALSDAVEQAGGVPVPLYVSSLRSPEAELLAELATTDAIVTTVLAAGGTRPAEASAGGDDESWDAGALAALDVPILQALCLTGSRAAWEESDEGLSPLDSASQVAVPEFDGRLITVPFSFKEIDEDGLPAYVADPERAARVAGIAVRHARLRHTPNAEKRIALVLSAYPTKHSRIGNAVGLDTPASAVALLRRLIAEGYDFGPAEEIPGLVSGDGDELIRALIEAGGHDQDWLTEEQLARNPVRIPAADYRRWYAGLPGELRDGVEQHWGQAPGNMFLDRSRTTTGGDPDGDIVLAALRRGNLLILIQPPRGFGENPIAIYHDPDLPPSHHYLAAYRWIQAAAEDGGFGADAMIHLGKHGNLEWLPGKNAGLSAACAPDAALGDLPLVYPFLVNDPGEGTQAKRRVHATLVDHLVPPMARAESYGDIARLEQHLDEYAQISSMDPAKLPAIRAQIWTLIQAAKLDHDLGLEARPDDDGFDDFLLHVDGWLCEVKDAQIRDGLHVLGGAPAGTDRVNLVLSILRARQIWGGTTALPGLREALGLDEAAPTRTSADEVEAVARTLVEAMEAADWAPSAVAAVAGGHPAGVADILTFAATEVVPRLAATTDELTHAVHALAGGFVPAGPSGSPLRGLVNVLPTGRNFYSVDPKAVPSRLAWETGQALADSLLTRYRTDNGEWPASVGLSLWGTSAMRTAGDDVAEALALLGVRPVWDEASRRVTGVEPIPLTELGRPRIDVTLRISGFFRDAFPHVIGLLDDAVRLAAGLDEPAEDNFIRAHAQADLAEHGDERRATTRIFGSRPGTYGAGILQLIDSRDWRTDADLAEVYTVWGGYAYGRGLNGRSARTEMETAYKRITVAAKNTDTREHDIADSDDYFQYHGGMVATVRALRGTAPEAYIGDSTRPETIRTRTLVEETSRVFRARVVNPKWIEAMRRHGYKGAFELAATVDYLFGYDATTGVIADWMYDKLTQTYVLDPENRAFLEEANPWALHGIAERLLEAESRGMWEKPDAETLEALRQVYLDTEGNLEAEAE
- a CDS encoding terpene synthase family protein, which translates into the protein MTQPFQLPDFYVPYPARLNPHLESARSHTKQWARDLEMLEGSGVWEEHDLDSHDYALLCSYTHPDCDSEALSLVTDWYVWVFFFDDHFLEMYKRSQDREGAKHYLDRLAAFMPMDLADGFPEATNPVEAGLADLWARTVPHMSMDWRERFSLSTRNLLNESMWELANINIGRIANPLEYIEMRRKVGGAPWSAGLIEYVSAEVPARIAHARPLAVLRDAFSDAVHIRNDIFSYQREVADEGELSNAILVLETFLDCSTQEAAEASNDLLTSRLQQFEHTALAELPHLFADHAMDPAEIAAVLAYAKGLQDWQSGGHEWHMVSSRYMNKEARSTSPVTLPFLPSGLGTTALDVRSVFAPRAMDMRRRSFTHVPFERTGPSVIPDIRMPFALELSPHHGYALEESVAWCRRMGMLDPQPGDPASAIWTEQKFRGYDFALCSAGIDPDATPEALALNACWLSWGTYGDDYYPVAFAQPKNLTAAKAATARLIGMIPVDPAEALVPVTAMERGLADLWLRTAAGMDRAVRGEFRATLVDMLESWLWEVENQILNRIPDPVDYAEMRRATFGSNLTMYLCRLGQSGRGIPEEIYQSGIIRSLENAAADAACLINDIFSYQKEIEVEGEVHNYVLVTRNFFDIDYPRALHICHALQTQRTEEFEHIAQTQLPLLYDDWKLDKEARAGLDAYVHELQDWLAGILNWHQKVKRYREEDLHPLPEALGGDIGLGSGSPLWNPDFGMSAVKAIDSLRTALTS
- a CDS encoding trypsin-like serine peptidase yields the protein MASAVDAARPAVPLSARVAPAPPKAPKLPKPGSLSAAASMPTAEHILGPKSVGVLFEYSADPDTGEMRAHTCSASVVDSPGRNLILTAGHCTYGAARVFVPWYRTEYSLDKQTYGFYRVGDFFRDNRFVKDSIAPDSDLDFAFGRLEPSSAGKNAQDVVGGNTLARTPGYINDVTMVGYPSSHNPEDHAVRCPVRTEWLPGFYQIQAKCAGMWGGVSGGPWFSKIDWTTGVGEIIGNVGGYWGGGPKVDKSDPAYNEITYSPMHGDWFFRLYDEAKKGQHVTRTGGYQQPALPYSLGSGETWSHARLLASGEYTGDGKGDLIVVWTDGEVTLYTGDGTGAFSGESRLAAPGPTWQGVKSLTGGDFSGGSGSDLLAVWSTGEVRILPDVGANGVGGGIKLADSGSIWSHADQIAAGNFGTANNVTDLLVRWSDGELTDYTAVGDRGFGVEHQLLAANDAWKQATLVTAGDFTGGANWDTLVRWSDGRVSQFQETGPGGIGNEIQMAPPASIWTHDVVMTAGSYDSNGWADDLLIRWSDGETTMYAHTGAAFGAERTLVTPK